From Aristaeella lactis, the proteins below share one genomic window:
- a CDS encoding MATE family efflux transporter produces MDLDMTEGSIWKHMLRFSIPMAIGLLFQQLYNTVDTLVVGQFVGQQAQAAVGSTGPIINTIVGSCAGLATGASVVISQRYGAHDDEALSKAVHTTVAVTFIISALATILGQLIIGPMLDFMQTPADVLPESRTYLSIYFAGVSGILFYNLGSGILRAVGDSRRPLVFLIISALLNTVLDLLFVLVFGMGVDGVAYATILSQILSALLILFTLTREKGNYGIRWRKLCIDRRSVSLILKLGLPSAIQSAITAFSNVFVQSYINYFGSACMAGYGIYGKIDAFALIPVQSISMSSTTFVGQNWGAKQPARAREGVKTAITMSIVSTAALGLIVFALARLLTGFFSPEAEVIDYGVRFIHIVTPFYLAICFNQIYAGALRGVGDATMPTVIMLVSFVAFRQVYLAVTKALDAGFVAVALAYPVGWILCSTLLIIRYSRSALVTGKITDPV; encoded by the coding sequence ATGGACCTGGATATGACCGAGGGCAGCATCTGGAAACACATGCTGCGCTTCTCAATCCCTATGGCGATCGGACTGCTGTTCCAGCAGCTTTATAACACTGTGGATACCCTGGTCGTAGGCCAGTTTGTAGGCCAGCAGGCCCAGGCCGCGGTCGGCTCCACCGGCCCAATCATCAACACGATCGTCGGTTCCTGCGCGGGCCTGGCCACCGGCGCGTCAGTCGTCATCTCCCAGCGCTACGGCGCCCACGATGACGAGGCGCTCAGCAAGGCCGTCCACACCACCGTTGCGGTCACCTTCATTATCAGCGCCCTCGCCACGATCCTCGGGCAGCTCATCATCGGGCCCATGCTGGACTTCATGCAGACCCCGGCGGACGTGCTCCCGGAATCCCGAACCTATCTTTCCATTTATTTTGCCGGTGTTTCCGGCATCCTGTTCTATAACCTGGGCAGCGGCATCCTCCGCGCGGTCGGAGACTCCCGGCGGCCCCTGGTCTTCCTGATCATCTCCGCGCTGCTGAACACGGTGCTGGACCTGCTGTTCGTGCTGGTCTTCGGCATGGGCGTGGACGGCGTAGCTTACGCCACCATCCTGTCCCAGATCCTTTCAGCCCTGCTGATCCTGTTTACGCTGACCCGGGAAAAAGGCAACTACGGCATCCGCTGGCGGAAGCTCTGTATCGACCGCCGCTCCGTTTCCCTGATCCTGAAGCTGGGTCTCCCCAGCGCCATCCAGTCAGCCATCACCGCTTTCTCCAATGTGTTCGTTCAGTCCTATATCAACTATTTCGGTTCCGCCTGCATGGCCGGTTACGGCATCTACGGCAAGATCGACGCCTTTGCCCTCATCCCTGTACAGAGCATCAGCATGTCCTCCACCACCTTTGTCGGGCAGAACTGGGGCGCTAAGCAGCCCGCCCGGGCCCGGGAGGGCGTTAAGACCGCCATCACCATGAGCATTGTGTCCACTGCCGCCCTGGGGCTCATCGTTTTCGCCCTGGCAAGGCTCCTGACCGGCTTCTTTTCCCCGGAGGCGGAAGTCATTGACTACGGTGTGCGCTTTATCCATATCGTGACCCCGTTCTACCTGGCCATCTGCTTCAACCAGATCTACGCTGGTGCCCTGCGGGGCGTCGGGGACGCCACCATGCCGACCGTCATCATGCTGGTCTCCTTTGTGGCTTTCCGCCAGGTTTACCTGGCCGTCACCAAAGCCCTCGACGCGGGCTTCGTCGCTGTCGCCCTGGCCTACCCCGTCGGATGGATCCTCTGCTCCACCCTGCTGATCATCCGCTATTCCCGCAGCGCCCTGGTCACAGGAAAGATAACCGATCCAGTTTAA
- a CDS encoding M15 family metallopeptidase → MSRAKKSKAVPIVLVITILLAVLAVVCFLINPLVIQPKKDAIDKAYEDAKAAVEEHNKQIDIEYQLQLSEAQAAYNNPENPSWPENDDKLEWEVLDLSQYPLQDQRAVHSNRQEIMYNGMLLVNAWHSRPTDYSDAGIVGVSKAYKGEEKIQAKDNNVTLHTNALAALHEALLAAKAEGMEHYLVEEGYRTIERQQEYYNKKREKLSSKYSGEALDEATKKEVNYPGTSEYNSGLAFELRLYDKNDPDVGSPKYSTTPEGKWMNENCWKYGLVFRFPQNQWPLETSTDKSFKTGVSVHLNVYRYVGKGNAAIMHYMDFTMEEYIEYLEEHPHIALYVDDHLQYEVYRQIVGDDEEFDIQLNSTNNWESSLDNMGGIITVFDYTHV, encoded by the coding sequence ATGAGTAGAGCAAAGAAGAGCAAGGCTGTCCCGATCGTCCTGGTTATCACGATCCTGCTTGCCGTGCTGGCTGTTGTCTGCTTCCTGATTAATCCCCTGGTCATCCAGCCCAAGAAGGATGCCATTGACAAGGCCTACGAGGATGCGAAGGCTGCGGTGGAAGAGCATAACAAGCAGATTGATATTGAATACCAGCTGCAGCTTTCCGAAGCGCAGGCCGCGTATAACAACCCCGAGAACCCTTCCTGGCCGGAAAACGATGATAAGCTGGAATGGGAAGTGCTGGACCTGTCCCAGTACCCGCTCCAGGATCAAAGGGCTGTACACAGCAACCGGCAGGAGATCATGTATAACGGCATGCTGCTGGTCAACGCGTGGCACTCCCGTCCCACGGATTACAGCGATGCGGGGATTGTCGGCGTAAGCAAGGCTTATAAGGGCGAAGAAAAGATCCAGGCCAAAGATAACAACGTAACGCTTCACACCAACGCGCTCGCCGCGCTCCACGAAGCCCTCCTGGCTGCCAAGGCGGAAGGCATGGAACATTACCTGGTGGAGGAAGGCTACCGCACCATCGAAAGGCAGCAGGAATACTACAACAAGAAGAGGGAGAAGCTCTCTTCCAAGTATTCCGGAGAAGCCCTCGATGAAGCCACCAAGAAGGAAGTCAACTATCCCGGCACCAGCGAATACAACTCCGGTCTCGCTTTCGAGCTCCGCCTGTATGACAAGAATGATCCCGATGTCGGTTCCCCGAAGTATTCCACCACACCTGAAGGCAAGTGGATGAACGAGAACTGCTGGAAGTACGGCCTTGTCTTCCGTTTCCCGCAGAACCAGTGGCCCCTGGAAACCTCCACGGACAAGAGCTTTAAAACCGGCGTTTCCGTTCACCTGAACGTCTACCGCTATGTCGGCAAGGGCAACGCCGCCATCATGCACTATATGGACTTCACCATGGAAGAGTATATCGAGTACCTCGAGGAGCATCCCCATATTGCCCTGTATGTGGATGACCATCTGCAGTATGAAGTCTACCGCCAGATCGTCGGTGATGATGAGGAATTCGATATCCAGCTGAACAGCACAAACAACTGGGAATCCTCCCTGGACAACATGGGCGGGATCATCACAGTCTTCGACTATACACACGTATGA
- a CDS encoding chromate transporter has product MIYLELLIGFLKVGCFSFGGAYAAIPLIRDVVLSYGWVSEEMLTDMIAVSESTPGPIMVNLATYVGSSQAGIPGAAIATLASILPAFVIILLVMAVLRHTLNNKYVQAVMKGLQSCVIGVITAVGVQMLYKNAIQPVVTGTGDWRAPALAAVLAVIYFGSRKIKALKKGISPILLIGISAISGILIF; this is encoded by the coding sequence ATGATCTATCTGGAACTGCTGATCGGCTTCCTGAAGGTGGGCTGCTTCTCCTTCGGCGGCGCGTACGCCGCGATTCCGCTGATCCGGGACGTGGTGCTTTCCTACGGCTGGGTGAGCGAGGAAATGCTGACGGATATGATCGCGGTCAGTGAGAGCACGCCCGGCCCTATTATGGTGAACCTGGCGACCTATGTGGGCAGCAGCCAGGCGGGGATTCCCGGGGCAGCCATCGCGACGCTGGCCTCCATCCTGCCGGCTTTTGTGATCATCCTGCTGGTGATGGCTGTGCTGCGGCATACGCTGAACAATAAGTATGTCCAGGCGGTCATGAAGGGCCTGCAGAGCTGCGTGATCGGCGTGATCACGGCGGTTGGCGTTCAGATGCTCTATAAGAACGCGATCCAGCCCGTGGTTACGGGAACAGGGGACTGGCGGGCTCCGGCGCTGGCAGCGGTGCTGGCGGTGATCTATTTCGGTTCCCGGAAGATCAAGGCGCTGAAGAAGGGAATATCGCCGATACTGCTGATCGGGATATCGGCAATATCTGGCATCTTGATCTTCTGA
- a CDS encoding serine O-acetyltransferase, which yields MKEVIRKTVKELTQITVEQIHCNAHACPPPDRQEIVKVIHELQALLFPMAFRREYPDMADETLLSRALYRLRDQLTAALRFRNGLEGDPMAEADRICEKFSARLPEVKRLLLLDVEALYEGDPAAGSREEVMVTYPGFRAISIFRIAHELYVLDAPLIPRIMTEYAHERTGIDIHPGATVGQYFFIDHGTGIVIGETTTIGHHVKLYQGVTLGAKSFELDANGNPVKKIKRHPDIGNHVVIYANATILGGNTRIGDNSVIGGNTWLTRSVEPGSIVTYREGEV from the coding sequence ATGAAGGAAGTAATCAGGAAGACGGTCAAAGAGCTGACACAGATTACGGTGGAACAGATCCACTGCAACGCTCATGCCTGTCCGCCGCCGGACCGGCAGGAGATCGTCAAGGTGATCCATGAGCTGCAGGCCCTGCTGTTTCCCATGGCCTTCCGGCGGGAATATCCGGATATGGCGGATGAAACGCTGCTGAGCCGCGCCCTGTACCGCCTGAGGGACCAGCTGACGGCGGCCCTGCGTTTCCGCAACGGCCTGGAGGGAGACCCCATGGCTGAGGCGGACAGAATCTGCGAAAAGTTTTCCGCGCGGCTGCCGGAAGTCAAGCGTCTGCTGCTGCTGGATGTGGAAGCCCTGTATGAGGGAGACCCCGCCGCGGGGAGCCGGGAAGAGGTGATGGTCACCTATCCGGGTTTCCGGGCGATCTCCATTTTCCGCATTGCCCATGAGCTGTATGTGCTGGACGCGCCGCTGATCCCCCGGATCATGACGGAGTACGCCCATGAGCGCACGGGAATCGATATCCATCCCGGCGCCACGGTCGGGCAGTATTTCTTCATTGACCACGGCACAGGTATTGTCATCGGTGAAACCACCACCATCGGACACCATGTGAAGCTGTATCAGGGCGTAACCCTGGGCGCAAAGAGCTTTGAACTGGACGCCAACGGCAATCCGGTGAAGAAGATCAAGCGGCATCCGGATATCGGGAACCACGTGGTCATCTATGCCAACGCCACGATCCTGGGCGGGAATACCCGCATCGGGGATAACAGCGTGATCGGCGGCAATACCTGGCTGACCCGCTCTGTAGAGCCGGGCAGCATTGTTACCTACCGGGAGGGAGAAGTATGA
- a CDS encoding chromate transporter, protein MLWTLFLTFFRIGAFTFGGGYAMISVIENICVEQKKWITHEDLVNVTVIAESTPGPVAINCATFVGYKQKGIWGSIAATLGVVLPSFIIIWAISMFLERFLEIAWVASAFKGIRVAVGLLILDVGIKMARKMPKEPLRIVLMIAALAAMLLAGFLGWNLSTIVLLLCAAAVSLAVFLVQDTLKRKEGDQQ, encoded by the coding sequence ATGCTGTGGACCTTATTCCTGACTTTTTTCAGGATCGGGGCATTCACCTTCGGCGGGGGATACGCGATGATCTCCGTGATCGAGAACATCTGCGTGGAACAGAAGAAGTGGATTACCCATGAGGATCTGGTGAACGTAACGGTGATCGCGGAAAGCACGCCGGGACCGGTGGCCATCAACTGCGCGACCTTTGTGGGCTACAAGCAGAAAGGCATATGGGGATCGATCGCGGCCACGCTGGGTGTTGTGCTGCCGTCCTTCATTATCATCTGGGCGATCTCCATGTTCCTGGAACGGTTCCTTGAGATTGCCTGGGTGGCCAGCGCGTTCAAGGGCATCCGGGTGGCCGTGGGCCTGCTGATCCTGGATGTGGGTATCAAAATGGCACGGAAGATGCCGAAAGAGCCGCTGCGGATCGTGCTGATGATCGCCGCGCTGGCCGCGATGCTGCTGGCCGGCTTTTTGGGCTGGAACCTTTCCACCATTGTCCTGCTGCTCTGCGCGGCGGCGGTCAGCCTGGCGGTGTTCCTGGTGCAGGATACGCTGAAAAGGAAGGAAGGTGATCAGCAATGA
- a CDS encoding SDR family NAD(P)-dependent oxidoreductase yields the protein MSTILITGASHGVGKAFAIACAESGRFTKIILNGGSDKAALEDTARRVSAAGDLICIADIGDVSDLAYVQGLRERFGPVDTLVNNAGISRTGLLTDMSPEEWDRVLRVNVTSLYNTCHTYVPDMVSAGGGRILNVSSVWGLCGASCEVAYSASKGAVNAFTKALAKELAPSHIRVNAIALGIIDTRMNAHLSENETAEIRDQIPAGYIASPEEAAQAMLRLLEMPEYFNGEIVRFDGCWI from the coding sequence ATGAGCACCATCCTGATCACAGGCGCCTCTCACGGCGTGGGTAAGGCCTTTGCCATTGCCTGCGCGGAGTCCGGGCGCTTCACCAAGATCATCCTCAACGGCGGCAGCGACAAGGCTGCCCTGGAGGATACCGCCCGCCGCGTTTCCGCAGCGGGTGATCTTATCTGCATCGCCGACATCGGCGATGTCAGCGACCTGGCCTATGTGCAGGGCCTGCGGGAACGTTTCGGTCCTGTGGATACCCTGGTCAACAACGCCGGCATCTCCCGCACAGGCCTGCTGACGGATATGTCTCCGGAGGAGTGGGACCGGGTGCTGCGGGTCAACGTGACCTCGCTTTACAACACCTGCCATACCTATGTACCGGACATGGTCTCCGCCGGCGGCGGACGGATCCTGAACGTTTCCTCCGTCTGGGGTCTTTGCGGCGCTTCCTGCGAAGTGGCCTACAGTGCCTCCAAAGGCGCGGTGAACGCCTTCACCAAAGCCCTGGCAAAAGAACTGGCGCCCTCCCATATCCGGGTGAACGCCATTGCCCTGGGCATCATCGATACGCGGATGAACGCGCACCTTTCAGAAAATGAAACCGCGGAGATCCGTGACCAGATCCCCGCGGGCTATATCGCTTCTCCGGAAGAGGCGGCACAGGCCATGCTCCGCCTGCTGGAAATGCCGGAATACTTTAACGGTGAGATCGTCCGTTTCGACGGATGCTGGATATAA
- a CDS encoding polysaccharide deacetylase family protein, giving the protein MPMIALTFDDGPNTVITPRVLDILEENGAVGTFFLIAQNINPESAEMVRRAVSLGCDIENHSVTHSFMDEMTPETIREEVKTCSEKITAITGRAPQFFRPPFIRVSREMYDNIDLTFICGAGCEDWVPEVTAEQRTERVLANAEDGQIVLLHDMEWNVNTVEALKTIVPELKRRGYRFVTCAQLFAEAGVTPVHGRLYSNVYQTVDKP; this is encoded by the coding sequence ATGCCCATGATCGCCCTTACCTTTGACGATGGCCCGAACACCGTCATCACACCCCGGGTGCTGGATATCCTGGAAGAAAACGGCGCCGTGGGCACCTTCTTCCTCATTGCGCAGAACATCAACCCGGAATCCGCGGAGATGGTCCGCCGGGCCGTATCCCTGGGCTGCGATATCGAAAACCATTCCGTCACCCACAGCTTCATGGATGAGATGACCCCGGAAACCATCCGGGAAGAGGTGAAAACCTGCTCGGAGAAGATCACGGCCATCACCGGCCGGGCTCCGCAGTTCTTCCGTCCGCCCTTCATCCGGGTCAGCCGGGAAATGTATGACAACATTGACCTCACCTTCATCTGCGGCGCCGGCTGCGAGGATTGGGTTCCCGAGGTCACCGCGGAGCAGAGGACAGAGCGGGTCCTGGCCAACGCCGAGGACGGCCAGATCGTTCTCCTCCACGATATGGAATGGAACGTAAACACCGTGGAAGCGCTGAAGACCATCGTTCCGGAGCTGAAGAGGCGCGGATACCGTTTCGTCACCTGCGCGCAGCTCTTTGCCGAAGCGGGCGTCACCCCCGTTCACGGCCGTCTCTACTCCAACGTTTACCAGACCGTGGACAAACCCTGA
- a CDS encoding GNAT family N-acetyltransferase, protein MEYRYATTDDMNLMIRSRMDTLRDVNSLDEDYKFSEEFLEASREYFREGDQSTVLAIDNGRAVGCATMCYIDLMPTYAHPSGRRAHLMNVWTNKDYRRQGIAEKLVTMLIEEARGRGVSEISLDATEAGRPLYRKLGFVESGENMTMIIQN, encoded by the coding sequence ATGGAATACAGATATGCCACGACCGACGATATGAACCTGATGATCCGGAGCAGGATGGATACCCTTCGGGACGTAAACAGCCTGGATGAGGATTATAAGTTCAGCGAAGAGTTCCTGGAAGCCAGCAGGGAATACTTCCGGGAGGGAGACCAGTCGACCGTGCTTGCTATTGATAACGGCCGCGCAGTGGGCTGCGCGACTATGTGCTACATCGACCTGATGCCCACCTATGCCCATCCCTCCGGACGGAGGGCCCATTTGATGAACGTGTGGACGAATAAGGATTACCGCCGACAGGGCATCGCCGAAAAACTGGTAACCATGCTCATTGAGGAAGCCCGGGGCAGGGGCGTGAGTGAGATCAGCCTGGACGCCACGGAGGCCGGACGACCGCTGTACCGGAAGCTGGGGTTTGTGGAGTCGGGGGAAAACATGACTATGATAATTCAGAATTAA
- a CDS encoding polysaccharide deacetylase family protein, producing the protein MRSLKRILALALCLCALLPAACAAAEGNEELLKTFVLRYGDRESKKIAITVDDCYKSATEWIKRDAELCREYGIAMTFFPLVNTGCLEEKYRDLWQEVVDSGCEIGTHTNYHVKMGNRDAWSIIGGLGKSQEALDKTLGYHYEIRWLRPPYGTVGDGKKLKEQQVINAIRKYGFQHIVHWEVSETKDLDKALEKTKNGSILLFHSKKKDTLFLEKLIPALQEKGFEMVTVSELFGFDPPETSDELYVYNKENYRNKD; encoded by the coding sequence ATGAGGAGCCTGAAAAGAATCCTGGCCCTGGCCCTGTGCCTGTGCGCGCTGCTGCCTGCGGCCTGCGCGGCAGCGGAGGGAAATGAGGAGCTGCTGAAGACCTTTGTGCTGCGTTACGGAGACAGGGAAAGCAAAAAGATCGCCATTACGGTGGACGACTGCTATAAAAGCGCGACGGAATGGATTAAGCGGGATGCGGAGCTGTGCCGGGAGTACGGCATCGCGATGACGTTCTTCCCGCTGGTGAACACCGGCTGCCTGGAAGAAAAGTACCGGGATCTGTGGCAGGAAGTGGTGGACAGCGGCTGCGAGATCGGTACCCATACCAATTATCATGTGAAGATGGGCAACCGGGATGCCTGGTCCATCATCGGCGGCCTGGGCAAGAGCCAGGAAGCGCTGGACAAGACCCTGGGATACCACTATGAGATCCGCTGGCTGCGGCCGCCCTACGGTACCGTGGGTGACGGAAAGAAGCTGAAGGAACAGCAGGTTATCAACGCGATCCGGAAGTACGGGTTCCAACATATTGTTCACTGGGAAGTCAGCGAGACAAAGGATCTGGATAAGGCGCTGGAAAAGACGAAGAACGGCAGCATCCTGCTGTTCCACAGCAAGAAAAAGGATACGCTGTTCCTGGAAAAACTGATCCCGGCACTGCAGGAAAAGGGCTTTGAGATGGTGACGGTGAGCGAGCTGTTCGGGTTTGATCCGCCGGAAACCAGCGATGAGCTGTATGTGTATAACAAGGAAAACTACAGGAACAAGGATTAA
- a CDS encoding class I SAM-dependent methyltransferase produces MLDKQGFDLWADGYDEAVGLSDEDNTYPFAGYKEVLGKIFRTIMEKPGASVLDIGFGTGTLTTKLYENGCDVWGQDFSERMIELASAKMPGAHLYQGDFSKGLVEPLAGRKYDFITATYSMHHLPDEQKASFLRQLLGCLNPGGQILVGDVAFESLEAMEKCSVEAGDEWDDEEFYWKADEMRKVFPGLKFEKVSFCAGIISINN; encoded by the coding sequence ATGCTGGACAAACAAGGATTTGACCTGTGGGCAGACGGATATGATGAGGCAGTGGGCCTTTCCGATGAGGATAATACCTATCCCTTTGCGGGATACAAGGAGGTACTGGGAAAGATCTTCCGGACGATCATGGAAAAGCCCGGCGCTTCGGTGCTGGATATCGGCTTCGGAACCGGTACGCTGACCACAAAGCTGTATGAAAACGGATGCGACGTCTGGGGACAGGATTTCTCCGAGCGGATGATCGAACTGGCTTCCGCGAAGATGCCCGGCGCGCACCTGTACCAGGGAGACTTTTCCAAAGGCCTGGTGGAGCCGCTGGCCGGACGGAAGTATGACTTCATTACGGCAACCTATTCCATGCACCACCTGCCGGATGAACAGAAGGCTTCTTTCCTGCGGCAGCTGCTGGGATGCCTGAACCCGGGTGGACAGATCCTGGTCGGGGACGTGGCGTTTGAAAGCCTGGAGGCAATGGAAAAATGCAGTGTGGAAGCCGGAGACGAGTGGGACGATGAGGAGTTCTACTGGAAGGCCGATGAAATGCGGAAGGTTTTCCCGGGACTGAAGTTTGAGAAGGTTTCGTTCTGCGCAGGGATCATTTCAATTAACAATTAA
- a CDS encoding RNA polymerase sigma factor, with protein sequence MDDFETLLAGSKTAVERWVKARMSNPADAEDILQETYLAAFKGYRELRNPAVFLPWILSIARRKCADWYRMKARRNEILLDEFPEKAAEESPDNSAVEETLEALPERDRLMLRLFYQDMLSQKQISEQLKIPEGTVKSRMSMARFHFRTAYPYPPKGEIIMSNKMLKLPAVLPEYSIIWKDEPAFAVNCEELTGWFIVPKIGEKVTWGMYDLPSRKLDVSYEMAVTGPANVHGLDGVAIHAKVIEATAAEGDPMKAAVDASTGGQEEWFFTAQEKDGYTRFLSAEHIDNGVRTLTTFLDGDAFMDNWGLGEENCGTPVAVKSWGKIQRKGSELTVNGDKPFVDVAGRCDVTLDGTVYETICVMDFGDYNEGVISEQYLDRSGHTVLWRRFNRDDWAGKCWSELLPNNEQIVVNGQRYVHWYDCLCVR encoded by the coding sequence ATGGATGATTTCGAAACCCTGCTCGCCGGCAGCAAAACAGCTGTGGAACGGTGGGTGAAAGCCCGTATGAGCAATCCTGCCGATGCGGAAGACATCCTGCAGGAAACATACCTGGCTGCTTTCAAGGGATACAGGGAACTTCGGAATCCGGCCGTGTTCCTCCCCTGGATACTGAGCATCGCAAGAAGAAAATGCGCGGACTGGTACCGGATGAAAGCCAGACGGAACGAGATCCTGCTGGATGAGTTTCCGGAAAAGGCCGCGGAAGAATCCCCGGACAACTCAGCCGTAGAGGAAACGCTGGAAGCCCTTCCGGAACGGGATCGTCTCATGCTCCGGCTGTTCTATCAGGATATGCTGTCACAGAAACAGATATCCGAGCAGCTGAAGATTCCTGAAGGCACAGTCAAAAGCCGGATGAGCATGGCCCGGTTCCATTTCCGTACCGCCTACCCCTACCCGCCGAAAGGAGAGATTATCATGAGTAATAAAATGCTGAAACTGCCCGCTGTCCTGCCTGAATATTCCATCATCTGGAAAGACGAACCCGCTTTCGCCGTCAACTGTGAGGAACTCACCGGCTGGTTCATCGTGCCGAAGATCGGTGAAAAAGTCACCTGGGGCATGTACGACCTGCCTTCCCGTAAGCTGGATGTTTCCTATGAGATGGCCGTCACCGGCCCGGCAAACGTACACGGTCTGGACGGCGTTGCCATCCACGCCAAGGTTATCGAAGCCACAGCCGCTGAAGGCGATCCGATGAAAGCCGCTGTGGATGCCTCCACCGGCGGCCAGGAAGAATGGTTCTTCACCGCCCAGGAAAAGGACGGCTACACCCGCTTCCTTTCCGCTGAGCATATTGATAACGGTGTCCGCACCCTGACCACTTTCCTGGACGGCGATGCCTTCATGGACAACTGGGGGCTCGGCGAGGAAAACTGCGGAACACCCGTCGCTGTCAAATCCTGGGGAAAGATCCAGCGGAAGGGCAGCGAACTGACCGTCAACGGAGACAAGCCTTTTGTTGATGTGGCCGGCCGCTGCGATGTGACCCTGGACGGCACCGTCTATGAAACCATATGCGTCATGGACTTCGGTGACTACAATGAGGGCGTCATCAGCGAGCAGTACCTGGACCGCAGCGGACACACCGTCCTCTGGCGCCGCTTCAACCGGGATGACTGGGCCGGCAAGTGCTGGTCCGAGCTCCTGCCCAACAACGAGCAGATCGTGGTCAACGGCCAGCGTTATGTTCACTGGTACGACTGCCTCTGCGTTCGTTGA
- a CDS encoding DMT family transporter, with protein sequence MNRKSLRGSLLLLLGSVIWGAAFVAQRVGMDHMGPYTFTGIRMLLAWLVMIPVTLWMDRRNKKEPGYQAPDFKEQRISGVACGLLLFIATSLQQMGLVSTTAGKAGFITALYVVLVPVAAWLMFRKNPGKIIWLGVAIAVVALWLLCMPAGGSLALQGGDLLVLGCAVAFTFQILCVDHFAPRVSSVKLARDEFLVTGALSMLIALMTETITGEGIREALVPILYTGILSGAAGYTLQVLGQRDTDPTVASLLMCLEAVFAVLTGALLLGEKMTVRETVGCIMMFTAVILAQLSPVISSIRRNGRSHR encoded by the coding sequence GTGAACCGTAAGTCTTTGCGCGGCAGTTTACTGCTGCTTCTCGGCTCCGTGATCTGGGGCGCGGCGTTTGTGGCACAGCGCGTCGGAATGGATCACATGGGGCCGTATACTTTTACAGGGATCCGGATGCTGCTGGCCTGGCTGGTGATGATCCCGGTGACCCTGTGGATGGACCGGAGAAACAAAAAAGAGCCCGGTTACCAGGCTCCGGATTTCAAAGAGCAGCGGATCAGCGGCGTTGCCTGCGGCCTGCTGCTGTTTATCGCCACGTCCCTGCAGCAGATGGGACTGGTTTCCACGACCGCCGGAAAAGCGGGGTTCATTACCGCCCTGTATGTGGTGCTGGTGCCGGTGGCGGCGTGGCTGATGTTCCGGAAGAATCCCGGAAAGATCATCTGGCTTGGCGTCGCGATCGCTGTGGTGGCCCTGTGGCTCCTGTGCATGCCCGCGGGCGGCAGTCTGGCCCTGCAGGGCGGAGACCTGCTGGTGCTGGGATGCGCGGTGGCGTTTACCTTCCAGATCCTGTGCGTGGATCATTTCGCGCCGCGGGTCAGCAGCGTGAAACTGGCCCGGGACGAGTTCCTGGTGACCGGCGCACTGAGCATGCTGATCGCCCTGATGACCGAAACGATCACCGGGGAAGGCATTCGGGAAGCTCTGGTTCCCATCCTTTACACCGGTATCCTGTCCGGAGCGGCAGGCTATACGCTGCAGGTGCTGGGCCAGCGGGATACGGACCCCACTGTCGCATCGCTGCTGATGTGCCTGGAAGCGGTGTTCGCGGTGCTGACCGGGGCCCTGCTTTTGGGCGAAAAAATGACGGTCCGTGAGACCGTCGGATGTATTATGATGTTTACCGCGGTGATCCTGGCCCAGCTTTCGCCGGTTATATCCAGCATCCGTCGAAACGGACGATCTCACCGTTAA